From a region of the Streptomyces sp. B21-083 genome:
- a CDS encoding SDR family oxidoreductase, whose product MPATRPSVRPTMLLTGGTGVLGRALIDELLPDFRIVCLRHRTPVDDPRVHEFRADLMEPRLGLSVPEFTRLAAGVDLVLHSAAATNWQWDPALIRRANLDGTRTMLDLAALAGAPFFHMSTAFVANPLAPEEQERFPGAAAYLASKTEAEQAVRQAPVPGVIMRPSVVMGDSVTGLIAGVQGLTRALGAIVKGQVPVMPGGPDSRIDMVPQDVVAAAVGDLMRGGVTGGEYWLTAGSQVLLQTEVIDTCLEFADGYGPRPHPPRLIPLESVHRLLLPLIEGPTFPESLRRRFHTYAELLLVFQRALPFESSLGTPHCGRAVSKGELRQALVRNLAAWAARPGGMRGRQRGRSATTPAAPQKTVQATELAS is encoded by the coding sequence ATGCCCGCGACCCGGCCCAGCGTCCGGCCGACAATGCTGCTCACCGGAGGCACCGGAGTACTCGGCAGAGCTCTGATCGACGAGCTCCTGCCCGACTTCCGCATCGTCTGCCTGCGCCATCGCACCCCCGTCGACGACCCCCGGGTGCACGAGTTCCGCGCCGACCTCATGGAACCCCGACTGGGCTTGTCCGTACCGGAGTTCACGCGTCTCGCCGCCGGCGTGGACCTGGTGCTGCACTCCGCCGCCGCCACCAACTGGCAGTGGGACCCCGCCCTGATCCGGCGCGCCAACCTCGACGGCACCCGTACGATGCTCGACCTCGCCGCCCTCGCGGGCGCGCCCTTCTTCCACATGAGCACCGCGTTCGTAGCCAATCCGCTGGCCCCGGAGGAGCAGGAGCGCTTCCCCGGCGCCGCCGCGTATCTGGCCTCGAAGACGGAGGCGGAGCAGGCGGTACGGCAGGCTCCGGTGCCCGGGGTGATCATGCGGCCGTCGGTGGTGATGGGCGACTCGGTGACCGGCCTGATCGCCGGGGTGCAGGGGCTGACGCGGGCGCTGGGTGCCATCGTCAAGGGCCAGGTCCCGGTCATGCCGGGCGGGCCGGACTCCCGGATCGACATGGTGCCCCAGGATGTCGTCGCCGCCGCGGTGGGCGACCTGATGCGCGGTGGTGTCACCGGGGGCGAGTACTGGCTGACGGCCGGCTCGCAGGTGCTGCTCCAGACCGAAGTCATCGACACCTGCCTGGAGTTCGCCGACGGCTACGGGCCCCGGCCGCATCCGCCCCGGCTGATTCCGCTGGAGTCCGTGCACCGGCTGCTGCTGCCGCTGATCGAGGGGCCCACGTTCCCGGAGTCGCTGCGCCGCCGCTTTCACACGTACGCGGAACTGCTGCTGGTCTTCCAGCGGGCGTTGCCCTTCGAGTCGTCCCTCGGCACACCGCACTGCGGCCGGGCGGTGTCGAAGGGGGAGCTGCGCCAGGCCCTCGTCCGCAACCTGGCCGCCTGGGCCGCCCGCCCCGGCGGTATGCGCGGCCGACAGCGCGGCCGGTCCGCCACCACCCCCGCAGCACCCCAGAAGACAGTCCAGGCAACGGAGTTGGCGTCATGA
- a CDS encoding aspartate aminotransferase family protein has translation MTTVPIDSGLRPDSYTTAYDTLGSREHIAHLYREHLSSGRAVMGTVLGGMLETASDGAWIFTEDGRRYLDFGGYGVFILGHRHPAVTAAVHCQVDAHPLASRVFLEPVAARAAEALAARTPSGLDRVHFVNSGAEATEAGLKLARAHGHTALVSTAGGYHGKTLGALSATANAKYQEPFRPLLPDSNVVPYGDPVALEAMLGPLGERACVIVEPVQGEGGVRIPPPGYLAEVSRLCRAYGAFLIVDEIQTGLGRLGSWWGLDGEGQEGVEAAGEVTPDVLLVGKGLSGGVVPVAAMVATGAAYGPFSRDPYLHTSTFAASPIACAAARAAVEALAREDVVARARDIGERLLTGVRAVCAPYVGGLVREVRGRGLLIGLEFAEEGAVGELILELVGRGILVNHSLNASRVLRLTPPAIVGDDEVRLFLTTLAESLHDVARRTGHDPGQ, from the coding sequence ATGACGACCGTTCCGATCGACTCCGGTCTCCGGCCGGACAGCTACACCACCGCCTATGACACGCTCGGCAGCCGCGAGCACATCGCCCACCTCTACCGCGAGCATCTCTCCTCCGGCCGTGCCGTCATGGGCACCGTGCTCGGCGGGATGCTGGAGACCGCGTCCGACGGGGCGTGGATCTTCACCGAGGACGGTCGCCGCTACCTCGACTTCGGCGGCTACGGAGTCTTCATCCTGGGCCACCGGCATCCCGCCGTGACAGCGGCCGTGCACTGCCAGGTGGACGCCCATCCGCTGGCCTCCCGGGTCTTCCTGGAGCCGGTCGCGGCCCGCGCCGCCGAGGCCCTCGCCGCCCGCACCCCGTCCGGCCTCGATCGGGTGCACTTCGTCAACTCCGGTGCGGAGGCGACCGAGGCGGGCCTCAAACTGGCGCGCGCCCACGGGCACACCGCGCTGGTCAGCACGGCCGGCGGCTACCACGGCAAGACCCTGGGCGCGCTCTCCGCCACCGCCAACGCCAAGTACCAGGAGCCGTTCCGGCCGCTGCTGCCGGACAGCAACGTCGTCCCGTACGGCGACCCGGTCGCGCTGGAGGCGATGCTCGGCCCGCTCGGCGAACGGGCCTGTGTGATCGTCGAGCCGGTGCAGGGCGAGGGCGGGGTACGGATTCCACCGCCGGGCTATCTGGCGGAGGTGAGCCGGCTGTGCCGGGCGTACGGCGCCTTCCTGATCGTCGACGAGATCCAGACGGGGCTGGGGCGGCTGGGCTCGTGGTGGGGCCTGGACGGGGAGGGCCAGGAGGGTGTCGAGGCCGCCGGGGAGGTCACTCCTGACGTCCTCCTCGTCGGCAAGGGGCTCAGCGGCGGGGTGGTGCCCGTCGCGGCGATGGTCGCCACGGGAGCCGCGTACGGCCCGTTCTCCCGTGACCCCTACCTGCACACCTCCACGTTCGCCGCCTCGCCGATCGCCTGTGCGGCGGCGCGGGCCGCGGTCGAGGCGCTGGCCCGGGAGGACGTCGTCGCCCGGGCCCGTGACATCGGCGAGCGGCTGCTCACGGGTGTCCGCGCGGTCTGCGCGCCGTACGTCGGCGGGCTCGTCCGCGAGGTGCGCGGACGGGGGCTGCTGATCGGCCTGGAGTTCGCCGAGGAAGGAGCCGTCGGCGAGCTGATCCTCGAACTGGTCGGCCGGGGCATCCTGGTCAACCACTCCCTCAACGCCTCCCGGGTGCTGCGCCTGACACCGCCCGCGATCGTCGGCGACGACGAGGTACGGCTCTTCCTCACGACTCTGGCGGAGTCCCTGCACGACGTGGCGCGGCGCACAGGCCACGACCCCGGTCAGTGA
- a CDS encoding ABC1 kinase family protein, whose product MGSALLGSRLRLVVKVLGGLAAEEAGRLARDRRRSRRGADGQDDGGEGDDGTRRARAVRHALESLGPFYVKLGQILSTRPDMVPASMIAELQNLHDQVDVQPFAVFEPVLRDQLGPDWKRRFDDIDTVRPLGAASLAQVYRVTLPGGRPAVVKVQRPGIRDAVRADMALMRRASRIVARTAPRFNEVIDLEAMLGSIFDAMEPELDFTGEARNMDEAREHIRRYPTLAVPRVVHATPKVLVQSLAPGSSVRHLDRGTFSDRERTDIGKDLLRFMYRGYFVDRMFHADPHAGNVFALPGGPATLIDWGMIGRLDRRTSLQLLPLLMALAQNDGHGLAWAWADMGRVTPWSNLPAFAADMAALVPKVATASLEDINFGVSLTTVLEKATKRGIGSAPAISLLGKSFANLEGSVRCLAPDIALADVFKSEARGIVMALLREYFSLDQAARNTMDFLSFAVSAPEQLRGLLSDAANRQFALQLHEPHTPAGMGGQRPWTPSRGLLALGAAALLFDRRRPHH is encoded by the coding sequence ATGGGCAGTGCCCTGCTCGGCAGCCGGCTTCGGCTGGTCGTGAAGGTGCTGGGAGGTCTCGCAGCCGAGGAGGCCGGCCGACTGGCCCGGGACCGCCGCCGCTCCCGGCGCGGAGCCGACGGCCAGGACGACGGAGGGGAGGGCGACGACGGAACCCGGCGCGCCAGAGCCGTACGGCACGCGCTCGAAAGCCTCGGCCCCTTCTACGTGAAGCTCGGGCAGATCCTCTCCACCCGGCCCGACATGGTGCCGGCCTCCATGATCGCCGAGCTGCAGAACCTGCACGACCAGGTCGACGTCCAGCCCTTCGCCGTCTTCGAGCCCGTGCTCAGGGACCAGCTCGGCCCGGACTGGAAGCGCCGTTTCGACGACATCGACACCGTACGACCGCTCGGTGCGGCCTCTCTCGCGCAGGTGTACCGGGTCACGCTGCCCGGCGGGCGCCCGGCGGTCGTGAAGGTGCAGCGGCCCGGGATCCGGGACGCGGTCCGCGCGGACATGGCCCTGATGCGCAGGGCGTCCCGGATCGTCGCCCGTACCGCGCCCCGCTTCAACGAGGTCATCGACCTGGAGGCGATGCTCGGCTCGATCTTCGACGCCATGGAGCCGGAACTCGACTTCACCGGCGAGGCCCGCAACATGGACGAGGCCCGCGAGCACATCCGGCGCTATCCGACCCTCGCCGTGCCCCGGGTCGTCCACGCCACCCCGAAGGTGCTGGTGCAGTCCCTCGCGCCCGGTTCCTCCGTACGGCATCTCGACCGGGGCACGTTCAGCGACCGGGAACGCACGGACATCGGCAAGGACCTGCTGCGCTTCATGTACCGGGGCTACTTCGTCGACCGCATGTTCCACGCCGACCCGCACGCCGGGAACGTCTTCGCGCTGCCCGGCGGCCCGGCCACGCTCATCGACTGGGGCATGATCGGCCGCCTCGACCGGCGTACGAGCCTGCAGCTGCTGCCGCTCCTCATGGCCCTCGCCCAGAACGACGGCCACGGCCTCGCCTGGGCCTGGGCGGACATGGGCCGGGTCACCCCCTGGTCCAACCTGCCGGCGTTCGCCGCCGACATGGCCGCGCTGGTGCCCAAGGTCGCCACGGCGTCCCTGGAGGACATCAACTTCGGGGTGTCGCTGACGACCGTGCTGGAGAAGGCGACCAAGCGGGGCATCGGCTCGGCGCCCGCCATCTCGCTGCTGGGCAAGTCCTTCGCCAACCTGGAGGGTTCGGTGCGCTGCCTGGCCCCGGACATCGCCCTCGCGGACGTCTTCAAGTCGGAGGCCCGTGGCATCGTCATGGCTCTGCTGCGCGAATACTTCTCCCTCGACCAGGCCGCCCGCAACACGATGGACTTCCTGTCCTTCGCCGTGTCCGCCCCCGAGCAGCTGCGCGGTCTCCTCTCCGACGCCGCGAACCGGCAGTTCGCCCTCCAGCTCCATGAACCGCACACTCCGGCGGGCATGGGCGGGCAGCGGCCCTGGACCCCCTCGCGGGGCCTGTTGGCGCTCGGCGCCGCCGCCCTTCTCTTCGACCGCCGCCGCCCGCATCACTGA
- a CDS encoding RNA polymerase sigma factor, producing MNSETCSNEFTIGDGELLRELSWGEIAGHRERLMRLVRRRLPTAQDAEDCVQETMLRAAAHENLDRERIGPFLTSVALRLCVDHYRELDRRRRLVGRTAHVSRPELPDEDVCDEDFGRWLLRQVQQLRGRERQVMLARADGISTMEFARMHQISLKAAEGAFTRGRARLRLVCAQTLDGVTAHHR from the coding sequence ATGAATTCGGAAACCTGCTCAAACGAGTTCACAATCGGCGATGGAGAACTCCTTCGGGAGTTGTCCTGGGGAGAGATCGCCGGCCACCGGGAACGACTGATGAGACTGGTCCGCCGGCGGCTGCCGACCGCCCAGGACGCGGAGGACTGCGTCCAGGAGACCATGCTGCGGGCGGCGGCCCACGAGAACCTCGACCGGGAGCGGATCGGGCCCTTTCTGACCTCGGTCGCGCTGCGGCTGTGCGTCGACCACTATCGCGAACTGGACCGCAGGCGGCGGCTGGTGGGCCGAACCGCCCACGTCAGCAGGCCCGAGCTGCCGGACGAGGACGTGTGCGACGAGGACTTCGGGCGGTGGCTGCTGCGCCAGGTCCAGCAGCTGCGGGGCCGTGAGCGCCAGGTCATGCTGGCCCGCGCCGACGGCATCTCCACGATGGAGTTCGCCCGTATGCACCAGATCTCGCTCAAGGCGGCCGAGGGCGCGTTCACCCGTGGGCGGGCGCGGCTGCGGCTCGTGTGCGCCCAGACGCTGGACGGGGTCACGGCACACCACAGGTAA